The sequence TATACTAGGATGCCCATTATATATCCATTTCAGGTTACCCCATGCTCCTAAAACTACTACCCTTcctttataaaagaaatgtatgGTGTCAACTACACATATATCACCATTGATATTTGACTTAATCACAGCTGGGACagaaaataatcttttattgtcAACATCATATTCCACCATTCTCATGAGTGTGCCTTTCATGTCTAGTATCATAATTCCCCTTCGACTGTCTTCTGTGAGTTGAAGCGGTGTGCCCTTGTCCATAAAACCTATCATAACGTTTTTCTCTGTTGTGTAAATTCCTCTGATATAAAAAGGTGGAATAGACGTAAATGTTTCAATATTGCCATCGAtatgtactatctctattttacTGCTACCAACGCTAGAAATAAGAAGTTTATTGTTGTTAAAATGTGTCACACCTAGaacttttacattttgaattagCATTTCGGATGACATAAGACCGTCTTGGattgtaaaagtttttaaacattgtttatCTGGACAAAACAAAACTCTCATTTCATTGTTAAAATAATCCAATCTTACGATACCTTTTACGTCTGAAGTTAGGGTCTTAGTCGTCTTCAGTTCTGGGATTTTAACTACCAGTCCCATTGCAATATCAGCATATATCGGCTTGTTTTCGGTCCACatcatttgattaaaataaactgGATCATCTTGGTTTTTTGGCAAAGGTTCTTTTGCGTGGATTTCGTCACTGGCAGTAAATATTGACAAAGCAGTTTGAGAAAGAAGCGCGTTTTCAATTACTTCTTTTCTTTGTGATAAGTCAATctcaatttctgtattttttttctgttgttttgtaaGAATTACTTCTTGAGGTTCCCACATTTTATTTGCTTCCTCTACTAGTTCTGTAGCGTGTTTCTCAATTTTCGATGTCATTGCATCTCTCTTTTGTTCAATTTTCATGCGTACATCTTCCAACTGAGAATCTCTctcttttttcatcttttcgAGTTGATGTCTGTTTGTGCTAAAGATGTGTAAATCTTGCTCTACTGCCAAGTATTGTTGTTCCAAAAAATGTTTCTTCTCTCTATAAACGTCTTTTATCTCAGCAGCATCATGACTCTTGTGCTCCTGGAGAAAGCATTTGAagcatacaaatattttacaaccTCTGCAAAAAACTACCGCTTTCTTATCCGACTTGTGGTTGGCACACTCTATATTTATGATATCGATTATCCGGGCTACTTCATTGCCATCCACTGTATATAACTCCTTCAAGTCAATAACCTTATGTTCACCAGAAGATCTGATCTTTCTATGAAAATTATTCTGACATCCATCACATAATGTAATATTACAATGTAAACATTTCGATTTACCAATACCGTCGCAGAATTGACAAGTAGCAATGTCTTGTGCTTTATACGTGGATTTCTCCATATTTACATATAAGTCTTATTTAACACAAACAAACCAGCGTTTTTTACTTCAGTAATTCGAGTAGAAGATTCGTCTTTCTTTAATGTATGTATAAGTAAGCATCGCTATTAATacttgaaaacaaacatttaaaccgtacataaacacatatttaaaagtttaagatAGAAAATAGTTGTGTGCAAAAAGACTTCAAAAATATgagaagtttatataaaaaaaatgttcatcaaaCCGCAATCCATAATGCATCCTAGATTATGTTTTACAGGTTAACAATTTTTGAATGAATCATCCATTCATTAGTAAATTCTGTTGGTTGAAGGACTGTCAAATGTGCATACCAGgagataatacatatatttcaaagttgtgtttttaaaatgtacttTGACTTCATTCCCTAATTTTTTGTAGAGCAACATATTAGGAAATCATTTAAATCACCAATCCTCTTTCGTGTCTTTCAAAGAAGCTCAATAGTAGTatataccgttcagttttggaCCCCTAAAAAAACCTGGGCGCacacataatttatttatttatcttgatTAAtgataagtttatgtgacagttgtgataaagctttatacttaggactatcaacataatatcaatgattagtaaaagaaggcgagacatttcagcgtgtgcactcttcttattaaacacacattaatatacatcatgtacattaaACAGCAAAATGAATATTGATGCAAGATGCCAATCAATAATAACTTTTACTCTTTTATCTATAGGACAAGAACTATAGCAGATACAGAGAAATTATAAACAGCAGAAATGATAGGCAATTTAAAATTTGCAGAAGCCAACTAAACCTAAATGGTAAGGCcacttttattcttttaaaagttgttgAACTTGAAAGATGATTATAATGAttactatcaaaattaaaagatgtggtatattaaTTATGAAAACTATCATGGCTTTACGGAAGCAATTGTAGGCCTGTGacgaccttcaataatgagaaaatacATACCCTATAGTCAAAAAAggcagctataaaagacccaaagatgaaaaattgaaacaatccaAACTGTAAAACTAATTGCCTagtttattacaaaataaattacaaaaaataaatatgaccggtatgaaacaacaacaacaaccactaaatttTAGTGTCAGACTAAACTTACAAAAACTACAGGCTCTgaactttggacaggcacaataGGAATATGGCAAggttatacaaaaataagatgtggtatgattgccaataaaacaactctccaccagacaACCAATGATGTAAATTTCCTGCAAACACAGACTGGACTAATGTAAATCAACTAATTTCTCACGAATTCTTTATTTTGCGTTTTATACTTGTTAGTCTACATCACAGCTATTTATTTTCGCGAGTTCAAGTTtacttaatgtattttaataaagaaagatacatatgaaaaacatttattgatgTTTCTCTCtctatttataacattttatttgtttattttgtgtatttataggtGA is a genomic window of Mytilus trossulus isolate FHL-02 chromosome 1, PNRI_Mtr1.1.1.hap1, whole genome shotgun sequence containing:
- the LOC134706001 gene encoding uncharacterized protein LOC134706001, which encodes MEKSTYKAQDIATCQFCDGIGKSKCLHCNITLCDGCQNNFHRKIRSSGEHKVIDLKELYTVDGNEVARIIDIINIECANHKSDKKAVVFCRGCKIFVCFKCFLQEHKSHDAAEIKDVYREKKHFLEQQYLAVEQDLHIFSTNRHQLEKMKKERDSQLEDVRMKIEQKRDAMTSKIEKHATELVEEANKMWEPQEVILTKQQKKNTEIEIDLSQRKEVIENALLSQTALSIFTASDEIHAKEPLPKNQDDPVYFNQMMWTENKPIYADIAMGLVVKIPELKTTKTLTSDVKGIVRLDYFNNEMRVLFCPDKQCLKTFTIQDGLMSSEMLIQNVKVLGVTHFNNNKLLISSVGSSKIEIVHIDGNIETFTSIPPFYIRGIYTTEKNVMIGFMDKGTPLQLTEDSRRGIMILDMKGTLMRMVEYDVDNKRLFSVPAVIKSNINGDICVVDTIHFFYKGRVVVLGAWGNLKWIYNGHPSINGCNETSTFTPSDIATTTTGFVLVTDFKNDTIHVLSINGDFLSHFSEKDVVARPLSLYIDNEDNILIGCSGSDEGLAKLHVATFLQ